In Heterodontus francisci isolate sHetFra1 chromosome 5, sHetFra1.hap1, whole genome shotgun sequence, one DNA window encodes the following:
- the pomgnt2 gene encoding protein O-linked-mannose beta-1,4-N-acetylglucosaminyltransferase 2, which produces MHRPNCRMSVAVIFNGLLVSILAAVLWKYAKLWEHAVSIEEELMLSQQTQELSQVRIDYHAALQALMEDGTRMVCTGRMHTERICRFESLCYSTEAEEFVFFHSNASVLLPNLGSRRFQPALLDLSSVEDHTTQYFNFVELPVAALKFMPKPVFVPDVALIMNRFNPDNLMHVFHDDLLPIYYTMQQFPDLDQDSRLVFMEGWNEGPHFDLYKLFSNKQPLLREQLKSLGKLLCFTKSYVGLSKMTTWYQYGFIQPQGPKANILVSGNEIRQFTNFLVEKLNTTTDSSGEGYIVVFSRTINRLILNEAELILGFAQEFQMKTIVVSLDDHSFGDLVRLISGASMLVSMHGSQLVMALFLPPGAVVVELFPYAVNPEHYAPYKTLASLPGMDLQYVAWQNTKEENTVAYPKRPWEQGGIAHLDKAEQERIIKSKEVPRHLCCRNPEWLFRIYQDTQVDIPSVMSTIHQSVRSKFPLRKVKSNSVIYPGKVRDPKCQTSVQSTSEAKLSISWQVPWNLKYLKVKEVKYEVWIQEQGENTYMPYILPHQNYTFIENIKPFTTYLVWIRCIFNKNLLGPFAEALTCST; this is translated from the coding sequence ATGCATAGACCAAACTGCAGAATGAGCGTAGCTGTTATTTTCAACGGTCTGCTTGTGTCCATCCTGGCGGCCGTATTGTGGAAGTACGCTAAGTTGTGGGAGCATGCCGTGTCCATAGAGGAAGAGTTGATGCTGTCTCAGCAGACCCAAGAGCTGTCCCAAGTAAGGATTGACTACCATGCTGCCTTGCAagccctcatggaagatggcaccaGGATGGTTTGCACAGGAAGAATGCACACTGAGCGGATCTGCCGGTTTGAGTCCCTCTGCTACTCTACTGAGGCTGAAGAGTTTGTCTTCTTCCACAGCAATGCTTCTGTCTTGCTGCCAAATCTGGGCTCCCGGCGCTTCCAGCCTGCTCTGCTAGACCTGTCTTCTGTAGAAGATCACACCACGCAATACTTCAATTTTGTGGAATTGCCTGTTGCTGCTCTTAAGTTCATGCCGAAGCCTGTCTTTGTTCCAGATGTTGCATTGATCATGAACCGTTTCAACCCAGACAACCTCATGCATGTCTTTCATGATGATCTCCTCCCAATCTACTACACAATGCAACAGTTCCCAGACTTGGACCAAGACTCGCGATTGGTGTTTATGGAAGGTTGGAACGAAGGGCCGCACTTTGATCTCTACAAATTATTTAGCAACAAGCAACCCCTTCTGAGGGAACAACTGAAAAGTCTCGGCAAGTTGCTTTGCTTTACAAAGTCTTACGTTGGGTTGTCAAAAATGACAACTTGGTATCAGTATGGGTTCATCCAACCTCAGGGACCAAAAGCAAATATATTGGTATCTGGAAATGAAATTAGGCAATTCACAAACTTCCTAGTGGAAAAGTTAAACACTACGACAGACTCCAGTGGTGAAGGATACATTGTTGTGTTCAGTCGCACAATCAATAGGTTGATTCTGAATGAAGCAGAATTGATCTTGGGCTTCGCACAGGAATTTCAGATGAAGACTATTGTGGTGTCTCTGGATGACCATTCCTTTGGAGATCTTGTACGGCTGATTAGTGGAGCCTCAATGCTGGTCAGCATGCATGGATCCCAGCTGGTGATGGCACTCTTTCTGCCCCCAGGTGCTGTGGTTGTTGAACTCTTCCCTTATGCTGTTAACCCAGAACATTACGCACCTTATAAAACCCTGGCATCTCTCCCGGGCATGGACCTGCAGTACGTTGCCTGGCAGAATACGAAGGAAGAGAATACAGTTGCCTATCCCAAAAGGCCATGGGAACAAGGCGGAATTGCTCATCTCGATAAAGCTGAACAAGAGCGTATAATAAAGAGCAAGGAAGTCCCTCGCCACCTGTGCTGTCGGAATCCTGAGTGGCTGTTTCGTATTTATCAGGACACCCAAGTAGATATCCCATCGGTGATGAGCACCATTCATCAGTCAGTGAGATCCAAATTTCCCCTCAGAAAGGTTAAGTCAAACAGTGTAATATATCCTGGAAAGGTGAGAGATCCCAAGTGCCAAACCTCTGTCCAGAGCACCAGTGAGGCAAAGTTGTCCATTTCATGGCAAGTACCTTGGAATCTGAAGTACTTAAAAGTAAAAGAAGTGAAATATGAAGTATGGATACAGGAACAAGGCGAGAACACATACATGCCTTACATCTTGCCTCACCAGAACTACACTTTCATAGAAAACATTAAACCATTTACAACCTATCTGGTTTGGATAAGGTGCATCTTTAATAAAAACCTTCTTGGTCCATTTGCAGAAGCGCTGACTTGCAGCACATAA